TGAGGGCATCCTGTTCCTCATCCGCACTGGCAGGGTTGTTGAGGATGTGATCTTGGAGAGAGGCCGCAAATTCCCGCGTGGGTTCACCCTTCCCGAATTTGACCTCGATGACTTCAAATTCACCCATGTCCGGATTCACACCGGGACGGACTTTAACAACTTCTCCGACCGCGTTGCCGATTGCGGGAAATACGAGCGTCTCGCCCTTCACGTAGCTTTCTTCCGGCTTGTATGACTTGTGCTCGCTTTTAGAAGCTTGTTTGGCTTCTTCTTTCAACTGCGCTAAACGCCGCTCGACCAGTTCCCGAGACATCTCCGCCGAAGTCAGGGGGACTTCACGCTCGAGCAGCAAATTGTAGATGAAGTCGAGGTCGTCATCAGACAACTCGAACTCCGTCCAATACGCGTCATTTGAAAAACCACTTGCTGTTGGCATTATGCTTCACAACCTACGCAGGGGAGATACTTTGACATTATACTACAAGCACCAGACAGGAGGTGACATGGATCGAAATGACATCGTCGTTGGGACGACTTCTGGCATGCTGGAAGCCGAAATACTGCGCAGCCTGCTTAAGTCCCGAGGAATCGAGGCTCGACTTTCCCATGAAGCACTCACCACCATTTATGGTTTCGGCGTTGGTCCGCTGGCAGAAGTAGAGATCATCGTCCCTGCTGATCAAGCCGAAGAAGCACGCCAGATCCTCGAAGACTACTATGCAAATCGCATCGACGAGGACGACTCAGAAGATACCGAATAGACCTCCACCCTTCCCCACCACATCCATTGCGGCACCTTGCGCAACCGCCCTAGATCAAAGCACGCGGAAATCATGGGTATTCTCGTGCGATCCAAACCA
This genomic stretch from Anaerolineales bacterium harbors:
- a CDS encoding DUF2007 domain-containing protein, with protein sequence MDRNDIVVGTTSGMLEAEILRSLLKSRGIEARLSHEALTTIYGFGVGPLAEVEIIVPADQAEEARQILEDYYANRIDEDDSEDTE